From one Candidatus Zixiibacteriota bacterium genomic stretch:
- a CDS encoding GTPase produces MPANLPPQYYELEREFRACRDSREKLRLAEELLRIMPKHKGTDKLQAEMKAKISKLKKEIDGGGKTSAGAARQAPTHDFVEREGAGQVILIGAPNSGKSSLVDALTNARVEIADYPYSTREPATGMMDYETIQIQLIDTPPISDESFENYLTNLVRNADLVLLVVDLSDGNLGDRNRYIIDALAERKIILTPDPPAHVDDARYVYKRTLVCGHKVYDDESGNGKAALENSFAGFPTVLTSILDDTTLTALRRTIFQSLRIIRVYTKQIGKPVELVDPVVLPVGGTVEDAAMTIHKDFAEKLKFAKIWGQGKFDGQRVNRDHVLTDGDVVEFHI; encoded by the coding sequence ATGCCGGCCAATCTGCCCCCTCAGTATTACGAGCTGGAACGGGAGTTCCGGGCCTGCCGCGATTCCCGGGAGAAACTTCGTCTCGCCGAGGAACTGCTTCGCATCATGCCCAAACACAAAGGTACCGACAAGCTCCAGGCGGAAATGAAAGCGAAGATCTCCAAACTGAAGAAGGAGATAGACGGCGGGGGCAAGACGTCGGCCGGCGCGGCACGACAGGCCCCCACCCATGACTTCGTCGAGCGCGAAGGCGCCGGGCAGGTTATTCTGATCGGCGCGCCTAACAGCGGTAAATCGTCACTCGTCGATGCGCTCACCAACGCCAGGGTGGAAATAGCCGACTATCCCTACTCGACCCGCGAGCCCGCCACCGGCATGATGGACTATGAAACAATCCAGATTCAACTGATCGATACGCCGCCGATCTCGGACGAGTCGTTCGAAAACTACCTGACCAATCTGGTCCGCAACGCCGACCTCGTTTTGCTTGTCGTTGACCTCTCCGACGGCAATCTGGGCGATCGGAACCGGTATATCATCGACGCGCTCGCGGAACGGAAGATCATTCTTACCCCGGACCCGCCCGCGCATGTCGACGATGCCCGGTACGTCTACAAACGCACGCTCGTGTGCGGACACAAAGTCTACGACGACGAATCCGGGAATGGCAAAGCCGCGCTCGAAAACTCGTTCGCGGGATTTCCCACCGTCCTGACGTCCATTCTGGACGACACGACCCTGACCGCGCTGCGCCGAACGATCTTCCAATCTCTGCGCATCATCCGCGTTTATACCAAACAGATAGGCAAGCCCGTCGAACTGGTCGATCCCGTCGTCCTCCCGGTCGGCGGGACCGTCGAAGACGCTGCGATGACCATTCACAAAGACTTTGCGGAGAAATTGAAGTTCGCCAAGATCTGGGGACAGGGAAAGTTCGATGGCCAGCGAGTTAACCGCGATCACGTCTTGACCGACGGTGATGTGGTCGAATTTCACATCTGA
- a CDS encoding DegT/DnrJ/EryC1/StrS family aminotransferase, which produces MKPHAPDSMIRLYELRLSADSFANVRDTLRSTWLTSGPRVKEFESAVARICRVRHAAAVNSCTNGLVLALQALGLQGGEVITTPFSFVATAEAIMHAGAQPVFADIDPHSLNIDPEEVARKVTPHTRAIIAVDIAGLPAEYDRLRKVADHFTLPVIADAAHSFGALYRRKSVAQVTDAAVFSFHATKNLTCGEGGMVVSRHKILADRVRLLAMHGLTKDAHRRREEAGWRYDVIAPGRKANMSDVHAAIGLGQLPEFERRQQKREALVQRYCDNLSALSEYIDLPSPPKYVRHAWHLFIIRLNIDSLTISRDRFIDAMKARRVECGVHYIPMFELSLFRSAGFNEHIFPNAAWVGRRVVTLPLYPLLTFRQIDYICDAIADIVVKHRR; this is translated from the coding sequence ATGAAACCGCACGCGCCCGACTCGATGATACGCCTGTACGAACTGCGCCTGTCCGCCGACAGCTTCGCCAACGTTCGCGATACGCTGCGCTCCACCTGGCTCACAAGCGGACCCCGCGTGAAGGAATTCGAGTCCGCCGTCGCCCGCATCTGCCGCGTGCGCCACGCTGCGGCCGTCAACTCCTGCACCAACGGCCTCGTGCTGGCACTGCAGGCGCTCGGACTGCAGGGCGGCGAGGTGATCACCACGCCCTTCTCCTTCGTGGCGACCGCCGAGGCGATCATGCACGCCGGCGCCCAGCCCGTGTTTGCCGACATCGATCCCCACTCGCTGAACATCGATCCTGAGGAAGTCGCCCGCAAAGTGACCCCCCACACCCGGGCCATCATCGCCGTCGATATCGCCGGACTTCCCGCGGAATACGACCGGCTCCGAAAAGTCGCCGACCATTTCACCCTGCCCGTCATTGCCGATGCCGCGCACTCGTTCGGCGCACTGTACCGCCGCAAGTCGGTCGCGCAGGTAACCGACGCCGCCGTATTCTCGTTCCACGCCACCAAGAACCTCACCTGCGGCGAGGGAGGAATGGTCGTATCGCGCCATAAGATCCTGGCCGACCGCGTCCGCCTGCTGGCGATGCACGGTCTGACCAAAGATGCGCATCGCCGGCGCGAGGAAGCCGGCTGGCGGTACGACGTGATAGCGCCCGGTCGCAAGGCCAACATGTCCGACGTCCATGCCGCCATCGGGCTCGGCCAACTGCCGGAATTCGAACGCCGGCAGCAAAAACGCGAAGCGCTCGTCCAGCGCTATTGCGACAATCTGTCGGCGCTGTCCGAGTACATCGACCTGCCGTCGCCGCCCAAATATGTCCGGCACGCCTGGCACCTGTTTATCATCCGCCTGAATATCGATAGTCTGACGATCTCGCGGGACCGTTTCATCGATGCCATGAAAGCCCGGCGCGTCGAGTGCGGCGTACACTACATCCCCATGTTTGAGTTGTCGTTGTTCCGGTCGGCCGGGTTCAACGAGCATATCTTTCCGAATGCCGCATGGGTCGGCCGCCGCGTGGTCACCCTGCCGCTGTACCCGCTGCTGACCTTCAGGCAGATAGACTACATTTGCGACGCCATCGCCGACATTGTCGTGAAACATCGAAGATAA
- a CDS encoding GNAT family N-acetyltransferase, which produces MEIRLLRTDDAEACNALHNKFSHNKRSLDQWRWDFDSGLYQTDQLPFAVADDDGRIVGTQAFIPIRFIDRDGVYWTAKSEETLVDPDYRGQKLFERMYELLFGYAEERSLRYVWGFTPATKAFLKLGFKIPCATEQLLFPFHAVGISNLIESRVLVGRSVSTVDRLKMIPYRIGAAGARLTASAKFGLARRAGLVGDSLDTRIVEAAPDGCAELCRRFVGQYGGPTIYRDEAYLEWRIFNNPYTKPIMRAAFERNTLVGWIIYSIGDENVGYIVDVMAATPDNATLAPRQIVKRLLVEALDDLRRTGIAAARGWCVTNHPFDKLVREVSRSLGFFHVRRGHAVVVLGSTPEFHDPLDDSFSDWYVTRIFTEGVAG; this is translated from the coding sequence ATGGAAATCCGACTGCTACGCACCGATGACGCCGAAGCCTGTAATGCGCTTCACAACAAGTTCTCCCACAACAAGCGGTCGCTCGACCAATGGCGCTGGGATTTCGACAGCGGTTTGTACCAGACCGATCAGCTCCCGTTCGCGGTCGCCGATGATGATGGCCGTATTGTCGGAACTCAGGCCTTCATCCCCATTCGGTTCATCGATCGCGACGGCGTTTACTGGACGGCGAAGTCCGAAGAGACACTCGTGGATCCCGATTACCGGGGACAGAAGTTGTTCGAGCGTATGTACGAACTTCTTTTCGGCTACGCCGAAGAACGCTCTCTTCGCTATGTCTGGGGCTTCACCCCCGCGACCAAGGCGTTTCTCAAGCTCGGCTTCAAAATCCCCTGCGCGACCGAGCAGCTGCTCTTTCCGTTCCATGCCGTCGGGATTTCGAATCTGATCGAGTCCCGCGTGCTGGTCGGCCGCTCGGTATCGACTGTTGACCGCCTCAAGATGATCCCCTACCGGATCGGAGCTGCCGGCGCGCGGCTGACGGCTTCCGCGAAGTTCGGCCTCGCTCGCCGCGCCGGATTGGTCGGCGACTCGCTCGACACGCGGATTGTCGAGGCTGCTCCCGACGGTTGCGCAGAGCTGTGCCGACGGTTTGTCGGGCAGTACGGTGGACCCACGATCTATCGTGATGAGGCCTACCTCGAGTGGCGCATCTTCAACAACCCCTACACCAAACCGATCATGCGCGCCGCATTCGAAAGAAACACGCTCGTCGGATGGATCATTTACTCCATAGGCGATGAGAACGTGGGATACATTGTTGATGTTATGGCGGCGACGCCCGACAATGCTACCCTCGCACCCCGGCAGATCGTAAAGCGCCTTCTTGTTGAAGCGCTCGACGATCTTCGCAGGACCGGCATTGCCGCCGCCAGAGGCTGGTGCGTGACCAACCACCCGTTCGACAAACTTGTCCGCGAAGTATCGAGATCGCTCGGTTTCTTTCATGTCCGACGCGGTCACGCCGTCGTGGTGCTCGGTTCAACACCGGAATTCCACGATCCGCTCGATGACTCCTTCAGCGACTGGTATGTGACTCGTATCTTCACCGAGGGTGTGGCGGGCTGA
- a CDS encoding glycosyltransferase, with translation MARRIVIFGWAESVHASRWVKALHQRGHAVKLVSLGGEPKDYCETINFPRRGYLDYLRYAPAAAREAIRFKPDLVHVHYAAGFGLWGLWTRFKPTVVSVWGSDIQKIARHPLYRPLVRAMLMRAAAVTATSEFLKRQTAALFRPSEKKCEVIPFGVNLPDSVLPMPPERPFRLCYLKLHSKIYGPDVLLNALAKARESVPDIELSMAGSGEMTESLKRQAKKLGLEGAVNFPGFLDNADVPAFLARHHALVMPSLTESFGVAALEAGACGRPTVGSDVGGIPEVVRHDQTGLLVPPGEEGPLADAIIRLAGDPSLTRRLGANARCLTEREFDWRKSLEMMETLYERLLMSNEV, from the coding sequence ATGGCCAGACGGATCGTGATATTCGGTTGGGCCGAGTCGGTTCATGCCAGCCGATGGGTGAAAGCCCTGCATCAACGCGGCCACGCCGTCAAGCTCGTATCGCTCGGCGGTGAGCCGAAGGACTACTGCGAGACGATCAACTTTCCGCGACGCGGATACCTGGACTACCTCCGCTACGCGCCGGCCGCCGCCCGTGAGGCCATCCGGTTCAAACCCGATCTCGTTCACGTTCATTACGCCGCCGGATTCGGCCTGTGGGGGCTGTGGACTCGCTTCAAGCCGACGGTCGTCTCGGTCTGGGGCTCCGATATTCAGAAAATTGCCCGCCACCCGCTCTATCGTCCGCTCGTCCGGGCGATGTTGATGCGTGCCGCCGCCGTCACGGCTACCAGCGAGTTCCTCAAGCGACAGACCGCCGCGCTGTTCAGGCCGTCCGAGAAGAAGTGTGAAGTAATTCCATTCGGCGTCAATCTTCCGGACTCGGTCCTGCCGATGCCCCCGGAACGACCCTTCCGCCTGTGCTACTTGAAACTGCACAGCAAAATATACGGACCGGATGTGCTCCTCAACGCGCTGGCGAAAGCGCGCGAGTCGGTCCCTGATATCGAGTTGTCCATGGCGGGGTCGGGGGAGATGACGGAGTCGCTGAAACGGCAGGCGAAAAAACTCGGTCTGGAAGGTGCCGTCAACTTCCCCGGCTTTCTCGACAACGCCGACGTTCCCGCGTTCCTCGCCCGGCACCATGCGCTCGTGATGCCGTCGCTGACCGAATCGTTCGGGGTCGCCGCACTCGAGGCCGGGGCATGCGGCCGACCGACCGTCGGCTCCGATGTAGGCGGGATTCCCGAAGTCGTACGGCATGACCAGACCGGCCTGCTGGTACCGCCGGGCGAAGAAGGTCCGCTCGCCGATGCCATCATACGGCTGGCCGGCGACCCAAGCCTGACGAGGCGGCTCGGGGCGAATGCCCGCTGTTTGACCGAACGGGAGTTTGACTGGCGGAAATCGCTTGAGATGATGGAGACCCTTTACGAACGGCTGCTGATGTCGAATGAGGTCTGA
- a CDS encoding DegT/DnrJ/EryC1/StrS family aminotransferase yields MAVPLIDFARQTEYLRRDLEKALSYVIDHGRFILGPEVHRLEQEIAARCRVKHAIAVASGTDALMLALHAAGVGPGDEVIVPDFSFFATAGVVSRLGATPVFLDIEPDTFNIDPSLIEKAITKKTKAIMPVHLFGQMADMDPIVEIARRHNVAVVEDAAQAIGSEYKGRPAGSIGDYGCFSFYPTKNLGAAGDAGIITTDSDDNAATVRMLRVHGQSGKYEHSVVGYNSRLDTMQAAILLVKLPHLRRWSEARIENARRYDHAFAGVPNIVTPAVKDYTTFHIYNQYTLVSPKREKILKGLDEAKIGYCVYYPIPFHKQPCFVSLGYRPNQLPVSARLADQVFSIPIYPELTSAEQEEVIATITRLANE; encoded by the coding sequence ATGGCTGTCCCCTTGATAGACTTCGCCAGACAAACCGAGTATCTTCGCCGCGACCTCGAGAAGGCGCTCTCATATGTGATCGACCACGGCAGGTTCATCCTCGGCCCCGAAGTGCATCGCCTCGAACAGGAGATCGCGGCCCGGTGCCGGGTCAAACATGCCATCGCCGTCGCATCGGGCACCGATGCCCTGATGCTGGCGCTTCACGCCGCCGGCGTCGGGCCGGGCGACGAGGTTATCGTGCCCGACTTTTCGTTTTTCGCCACCGCCGGGGTTGTCAGCCGCCTGGGTGCGACACCCGTGTTCCTCGATATCGAACCGGACACGTTCAACATCGATCCCTCGCTGATCGAAAAGGCTATTACGAAAAAGACGAAAGCGATCATGCCGGTGCATCTGTTCGGCCAGATGGCCGACATGGATCCGATCGTCGAGATCGCCCGTCGGCACAACGTGGCCGTGGTCGAAGACGCTGCACAGGCGATCGGTTCAGAATACAAGGGCCGACCGGCCGGCTCTATCGGGGACTACGGCTGCTTCTCGTTTTATCCGACCAAAAACCTCGGCGCCGCCGGCGACGCCGGCATCATCACCACCGACAGCGATGACAACGCCGCCACCGTGCGCATGCTTCGCGTCCACGGACAATCAGGCAAGTATGAACACAGCGTCGTAGGGTACAACTCTCGGTTGGATACCATGCAGGCCGCCATCCTGCTGGTGAAACTGCCCCACCTTCGTCGGTGGTCCGAAGCGCGCATCGAAAACGCCCGGCGGTACGACCACGCGTTTGCGGGCGTGCCGAATATCGTGACCCCGGCCGTCAAGGACTATACCACGTTCCATATCTACAATCAGTACACGCTGGTTTCGCCGAAGCGCGAAAAGATTCTGAAGGGACTGGACGAAGCAAAGATCGGGTACTGCGTCTATTACCCGATACCGTTCCACAAACAGCCGTGTTTCGTATCACTGGGATATCGGCCGAACCAGTTGCCGGTGTCCGCTCGATTGGCCGACCAGGTGTTTTCGATTCCGATTTACCCGGAATTGACGTCGGCCGAGCAGGAGGAAGTGATCGCCACGATCACCCGTTTGGCGAATGAATAA
- a CDS encoding DapH/DapD/GlmU-related protein, which produces MSKSIVAASAVIAGTSTLGEFCVIGERVKIGHGCVIGHHVIMHDDVQIGDNVRIDDGTVIGKLPMRAANSAVTKDQQLPPTRIGSNGIIGAHVIIYRGCTIGEKVLIADLSTVRENVSVGDYTIVGRGVAIENYCTIGRYVKLETNVYLTAYSEVEDRCFLAPCVATSNDNYIGRTEERFKHFKGVIMRRGARIGVNATILPGITIGADALVAAGALVTKDVPEKKIVAGVPAKVFRDVPSEQWLDNQGWKE; this is translated from the coding sequence ATGTCAAAGTCCATCGTGGCCGCTTCGGCGGTCATCGCCGGTACATCTACACTCGGCGAGTTCTGTGTTATCGGAGAAAGAGTAAAAATCGGACACGGCTGTGTGATCGGACACCACGTCATCATGCATGACGACGTGCAGATCGGCGATAACGTCCGGATCGACGACGGCACTGTTATCGGCAAACTCCCCATGCGGGCCGCCAACAGCGCCGTCACCAAAGACCAGCAGCTGCCGCCGACTCGGATCGGCAGCAACGGCATTATCGGCGCCCATGTGATCATCTATCGCGGGTGTACGATCGGCGAAAAAGTGCTCATCGCGGACTTGTCGACCGTTCGGGAGAACGTATCGGTGGGGGATTATACGATCGTCGGACGCGGCGTGGCGATCGAGAACTACTGCACCATCGGCCGCTACGTGAAACTCGAAACGAACGTGTATCTGACGGCTTACTCCGAAGTCGAAGACCGTTGTTTTCTGGCGCCATGCGTGGCCACATCGAACGACAACTACATCGGCCGAACGGAAGAGCGGTTTAAACACTTCAAAGGCGTCATCATGCGCAGGGGAGCGCGAATCGGCGTCAACGCGACCATCCTGCCCGGTATCACGATCGGCGCCGACGCCCTGGTCGCCGCCGGCGCACTCGTTACCAAAGACGTCCCTGAGAAAAAAATCGTCGCCGGCGTCCCGGCCAAAGTGTTTCGCGATGTCCCGTCGGAGCAGTGGCTCGATAACCAGGGCTGGAAGGAGTGA
- a CDS encoding GNVR domain-containing protein — MTHSGTSNLWLFVDMLARRRGMVVTIVALITLGAVVVSLLLPAWYSSEVLLLPPKDLGTAIPAGLSQMADIVSMTEGLTLPMMVTPSDVYARILTSRTLSEQIIDRFDLATRYETESRIDTYLALMSHTAFRVTDEGLLSITVEDRDPVVAADIANAYIDELNILNARMVVSRAKQNREFISDRLEQVARELAEARDSLEAFQTAHKAIDFGEQTRLAIEQATQLKITLAQLDLEIQMGEEYLSADNPDLVEKKRRRSIVRGQLRALEEGSGDSSYFSVPVSVIPNLRGRYENLYTRVRVNERLYNILLEQNEQARIAEQESTPTISVLDSARVAEVRSRPQRTRIVLGSLVVSLLMSVVIAAMVDYTARMQQNQPQDYDRLNRFVRAYFGWLPGVGKKR; from the coding sequence GTGACCCACTCCGGAACCTCCAACCTCTGGCTCTTCGTTGACATGCTGGCCCGCCGCCGGGGTATGGTTGTCACTATCGTGGCGCTGATTACGCTGGGTGCGGTTGTCGTGTCGCTCCTGTTGCCGGCGTGGTACTCCTCAGAGGTGTTGCTGCTGCCCCCGAAAGATCTTGGCACCGCAATCCCCGCCGGACTCAGCCAGATGGCCGATATCGTGTCGATGACCGAGGGGCTGACGCTGCCGATGATGGTCACGCCGTCCGACGTCTACGCGCGGATTCTGACCAGCCGCACACTGTCGGAACAGATTATCGACCGGTTCGATCTCGCCACCCGATATGAAACCGAGAGTCGTATCGATACCTACCTCGCACTCATGAGTCACACGGCGTTCCGGGTGACCGATGAGGGGCTGCTGAGCATAACGGTCGAGGACCGTGACCCGGTTGTGGCGGCGGATATCGCCAACGCCTACATCGACGAATTGAACATTCTGAATGCCCGCATGGTGGTCAGCCGCGCGAAACAGAACCGGGAGTTCATCAGCGACCGGCTCGAACAGGTGGCCCGCGAGCTGGCTGAGGCGCGCGATTCGCTGGAAGCGTTCCAGACCGCCCACAAAGCCATCGACTTCGGCGAACAGACCCGGCTGGCCATCGAACAGGCTACCCAGCTCAAGATCACGCTCGCGCAACTCGACCTCGAAATTCAGATGGGCGAAGAGTATCTCAGCGCCGACAACCCCGATCTGGTGGAGAAAAAACGGCGCCGCTCGATCGTGCGCGGTCAGCTTCGCGCCCTCGAGGAGGGCTCCGGCGACAGTTCGTATTTCTCGGTGCCGGTTTCCGTGATACCCAACCTGCGGGGCCGCTACGAAAACCTCTATACGCGCGTCCGCGTCAACGAACGGCTGTATAACATCTTGCTGGAACAAAACGAACAGGCGCGCATCGCCGAACAGGAGTCGACTCCGACCATCTCGGTGCTGGACTCGGCCCGCGTCGCCGAAGTCCGAAGCCGGCCGCAGCGAACCCGGATCGTGCTCGGCAGTCTTGTCGTGTCGCTGCTGATGTCCGTGGTGATCGCCGCGATGGTCGATTACACCGCCCGCATGCAGCAGAACCAGCCGCAGGATTATGACCGCCTCAATCGCTTCGTACGAGCCTATTTCGGCTGGCTCCCGGGCGTCGGCAAAAAACGGTAA
- a CDS encoding SLBB domain-containing protein, which translates to MYGLQMKPLARLATAALVLSLGLAKPGAAQIAGEVPDSLVQLEYRYYDRPVDPDQFIIRPGEQLRVVFVGAKLPSLSLPVTADGKIASPTLGLFDLNGKTLTQARELLMPILSGFYTADQIDITVGDPMRTAITVTGEVVAPGLYVAYTSQRVSELLELAGGVTEYASTRRITLLGGPAGIPVDLDRATFLGDPDADPPVYGGFHIHVPQRTDEVINIVGYVRHPREIELQPDDDLNTLLSLAGGVRRDGDMEGLFIVGDSLRDPRVKGTIQPRDVVMVPQRDADDASSMMIIFGRITQPGRYNVGENATLASLIAHAGGLLRDANAPRVTVFRKVEEGMTPQMSALRYPIRVGGDSSLWARFILQSDDSIFVPRTVGYVRVSGEVRNPGLVPYEHDKTATYYISAAGGFLAEADRQQVVVTDRVSQLSSTVGPDVGIRDGDEVRVNRKELLR; encoded by the coding sequence ATGTACGGTTTACAGATGAAGCCGCTTGCCCGGCTCGCGACTGCCGCCCTAGTTCTGTCACTTGGCCTGGCAAAACCCGGCGCCGCGCAGATCGCCGGCGAAGTACCTGACTCACTTGTCCAGCTCGAGTACCGCTATTATGACCGCCCGGTCGATCCGGACCAATTTATCATCCGGCCGGGTGAACAACTGCGGGTCGTCTTTGTGGGCGCCAAGCTCCCCTCCCTGAGTCTTCCGGTAACTGCCGACGGAAAGATTGCCAGTCCTACGCTTGGCCTGTTCGACTTGAACGGCAAGACCCTTACCCAGGCCCGCGAACTTCTCATGCCGATTCTCTCCGGTTTTTATACTGCCGACCAGATAGATATCACAGTCGGCGACCCGATGCGTACTGCGATTACGGTCACCGGCGAGGTCGTCGCGCCCGGCCTGTATGTAGCCTATACGTCGCAGCGCGTCTCGGAGCTGCTTGAGCTGGCCGGCGGTGTTACCGAATACGCGTCGACGAGGCGAATCACGCTTCTCGGCGGACCTGCCGGTATACCGGTCGATCTGGATCGCGCCACGTTTCTGGGCGATCCCGATGCCGACCCGCCTGTCTATGGCGGATTTCACATTCACGTTCCGCAGCGCACCGACGAAGTGATAAACATCGTCGGATACGTCCGACACCCGAGGGAAATCGAGCTGCAGCCCGACGATGACCTGAACACGCTGTTATCCCTCGCGGGCGGCGTGCGGCGCGACGGCGATATGGAAGGCTTGTTTATCGTCGGCGACAGTCTCCGTGATCCACGTGTAAAGGGCACAATACAGCCGCGTGATGTCGTCATGGTCCCCCAGCGAGACGCCGACGATGCGTCCAGCATGATGATCATATTCGGCCGCATCACCCAACCCGGGCGGTATAACGTGGGGGAAAACGCCACCCTCGCGTCGTTGATTGCGCACGCGGGAGGGCTCCTCCGCGATGCCAACGCCCCACGGGTCACCGTCTTCCGAAAAGTCGAAGAAGGGATGACGCCCCAGATGTCTGCGCTCAGGTATCCCATCAGAGTCGGCGGTGATTCCTCGTTGTGGGCTCGGTTCATTCTTCAGTCCGATGACTCCATCTTCGTCCCGCGTACGGTTGGCTATGTGCGCGTCTCCGGCGAGGTTCGCAACCCCGGGCTGGTGCCGTACGAGCACGACAAAACTGCCACCTATTATATCAGCGCCGCCGGAGGTTTCCTGGCAGAGGCCGACCGACAGCAGGTGGTCGTTACCGATCGCGTCTCGCAGCTCTCGTCGACCGTCGGTCCCGATGTCGGTATCCGCGACGGCGATGAAGTGCGCGTAAACCGAAAGGAGCTGCTCCGGTGA
- a CDS encoding CTP synthase — translation MSDTNRTKYIFVTGGVVSALGKGIASASIGLLLQKRGLTVQNIKLDPYLNVDPGTMNPFQHGEVYVLDDGSETDLDLGHYERFLGKSLDKRNNVTTGQIYNTIITRERRGDYLGATVQVIPHVTEEIKSRIRALARNGERPDVVIAEIGGTVGDIESLPFLESIRQLRLEEGLQNTMFVHLTLVPYISTAGEFKTKPTQHSVKELREIGIQPDMLLCRCSKPISDSLRQKISLFCSVPTRNVAVAPDASTIYEIPLRLHSQQVDKIICEHFGIEVVEPALDEWEAMVEKIHNPQRRVKIAICGKYVNLKDAYKSIIESFTHAGVPADAAVDLIWVSSEEIKHSGPDRFLHDIDGLLIPGGFGERGVEGKIESIRYVRENKIPFFGICLGMQCAVIEFARNVCHIEDAHSFEFYRDLKHPVIHLMADQEGVTELGGTMRLGAYPCTLLEGTRSHQAYGALEISERHRHRYEVNNSYRELLAQHNLVMAGVSPDNRLVEIVEIADHPWFVGVQFHPELKSRPIAPHPLFREFVRAAVEYNRRRAESPGASSGGNPELAETTSKHR, via the coding sequence ATGTCAGACACGAACAGGACCAAGTATATCTTTGTGACCGGTGGCGTGGTATCGGCGCTCGGCAAGGGAATCGCCTCGGCGTCGATCGGCCTGCTTCTGCAGAAGCGCGGCCTCACCGTCCAGAATATCAAACTTGATCCGTACCTCAACGTTGATCCGGGCACGATGAATCCGTTCCAGCACGGCGAAGTGTATGTCCTCGACGACGGGTCCGAAACCGATCTCGACCTGGGTCACTACGAGCGCTTCCTCGGCAAGTCGCTCGACAAGCGCAATAACGTGACGACCGGCCAGATCTATAACACCATCATCACCCGCGAACGACGCGGCGACTATCTCGGGGCAACCGTCCAGGTCATCCCCCATGTAACCGAAGAAATAAAGAGCCGCATCCGCGCGCTCGCCCGCAACGGCGAACGCCCGGACGTGGTCATCGCCGAAATCGGCGGTACCGTGGGCGATATCGAATCTTTGCCCTTCCTCGAGTCGATCCGGCAGCTCCGCCTCGAAGAGGGCCTGCAGAACACCATGTTCGTGCACCTGACTCTGGTCCCCTATATCTCGACCGCCGGTGAGTTCAAGACCAAACCGACCCAGCACTCGGTCAAGGAACTCCGCGAGATCGGCATCCAGCCGGATATGCTGCTGTGCCGGTGCTCCAAACCGATCTCCGATTCCCTCCGCCAGAAAATCTCGCTGTTTTGTTCGGTGCCGACCCGCAACGTCGCGGTTGCGCCGGATGCCTCGACGATCTACGAAATACCGCTCCGCTTGCACTCGCAGCAGGTCGACAAGATCATCTGCGAGCATTTCGGCATCGAGGTTGTCGAACCGGCGCTCGATGAGTGGGAAGCGATGGTCGAGAAAATCCACAACCCCCAGCGTCGCGTGAAAATCGCCATCTGCGGAAAGTATGTGAATCTCAAGGACGCGTACAAATCGATCATCGAGTCATTCACGCACGCGGGCGTGCCCGCCGATGCGGCGGTCGATCTCATCTGGGTCAGCTCCGAGGAAATCAAACACAGCGGTCCGGATCGGTTTCTGCACGATATCGACGGCCTGCTGATCCCCGGCGGGTTCGGCGAGCGCGGCGTGGAAGGAAAAATCGAGTCCATTCGTTATGTCCGTGAAAACAAAATCCCGTTCTTCGGTATCTGTCTCGGCATGCAGTGTGCCGTGATCGAATTCGCACGAAACGTGTGCCACATCGAGGATGCGCACTCCTTCGAGTTCTATCGCGACCTCAAACACCCCGTTATCCATCTCATGGCCGATCAGGAGGGAGTGACCGAACTCGGCGGCACCATGCGGCTTGGCGCATACCCCTGTACGCTGCTCGAAGGTACGCGGTCACACCAGGCCTACGGCGCGCTCGAGATATCCGAACGGCACCGTCACCGCTACGAGGTCAACAACAGCTACCGCGAATTGCTCGCCCAGCACAATCTGGTTATGGCGGGGGTGTCGCCCGATAACAGGCTTGTCGAGATCGTCGAAATCGCCGATCACCCGTGGTTTGTCGGCGTACAGTTCCACCCCGAGCTGAAATCGCGACCGATCGCCCCGCACCCGCTCTTCCGTGAATTTGTGCGGGCCGCCGTCGAGTACAACCGCCGTCGCGCGGAATCGCCCGGGGCGTCGTCCGGCGGGAATCCGGAACTGGCCGAAACCACCAGCAAACACCGCTGA